The Staphylococcus saprophyticus subsp. saprophyticus ATCC 15305 = NCTC 7292 genome contains the following window.
TTATTTTTGAAATGCTTAATGGTTCGCCGTAAGGAATACGAGAAGCGAAACTGCATAATGCAGGTTTGTTCCAAACAGGTAGATGGTTGGATTTGCTCATAGCTCTCACATCAGATTTAAACAATTCAGCCTCTTGGAGAATGCTTCTAACATTAAATTCTGTTCTTGCTTTTAATCCTGGTCTAAAGTCATTGATGTCATCCATAATCATCCCATCAGCTACATAGTTAAAGTTGAGCTGTGCGCGTAATGCTTCGAGCTTAGAATATAATAGACGTTTGCTGTAATACCAACTATCAGGGGTATTTTCAACGATATGTGGATCTTTTAAAGCTTCTATCTCAGTTTCAATTACTTGGGCATTGAGTTGATGAGCTAAAGCAATGGCTTGATCAAATTCTTCATTTCTAGTTAATTCAGATTTAACAATAACGGCTTTGACATGATCATGTCCTAAAACATCGATTGCTTTTTTTAG
Protein-coding sequences here:
- the larE gene encoding ATP-dependent sacrificial sulfur transferase LarE; this translates as MLTEMITKEQKLETILKDMNSVIVAFSGGVDSSLVLKKAIDVLGHDHVKAVIVKSELTRNEEFDQAIALAHQLNAQVIETEIEALKDPHIVENTPDSWYYSKRLLYSKLEALRAQLNFNYVADGMIMDDINDFRPGLKARTEFNVRSILQEAELFKSDVRAMSKSNHLPVWNKPALCSFASRIPYGEPLSISKINKINEAEKFILALGLNHVRVRYHQNIARIEVNDADIPSVIHNKDQITVYLKELGFDYVTIDLEGYRTGSMNEVIDTHHTH